The following proteins come from a genomic window of Leptospira bandrabouensis:
- a CDS encoding carboxypeptidase M32: MALPQALENYRKQYRKIKLFQDIASVLHWDSEVMMPEEGREYRSSQIAAVAELTHDWMTDKSFLNQIETAKKSIGELPEQDRSVWNRELEVLMEEKEKADKLPSEFVSEFARVTNLAHAEWATAKKDKNFKSFANRLEELVQLSKKQADYFGYTTEPYDALLDSYEKGAKAAQIQILFSDLKKSLVPIVATAPKFKNPFPGPVSTDKQTKFCNRLPSLLGLTTKESRLDTSNHPFSTSLGKGDKRITTRYSETDPLSSIFGVLHETGHSLYESGLSAMPEWPTPLTEFLSLGIHESQSRLWENQVGRSLPFWEFVYPILLSDFDLTDKELPFKELYQYINSTEKTKVRVEADQVTYNLHIILRFEIERDLINGKIQVKDLPEIWNAKMKESFGLSIENDAEGVLQDIHWSMGAFGYFPTYTLGNIFSSQFFKKFTEEYPDSHNKFSAKGDFSDLLGWLRKNIHSKGKIFDVDTLMKQTTGESANSKYLISYLNGKIEEVTK; the protein is encoded by the coding sequence ATGGCCCTGCCCCAAGCACTTGAAAATTACCGAAAACAATATCGAAAAATCAAATTATTCCAAGACATAGCTTCAGTCCTCCATTGGGACTCTGAGGTAATGATGCCTGAAGAGGGAAGGGAATACCGGTCCTCACAAATTGCCGCAGTGGCAGAGCTCACCCACGACTGGATGACAGACAAATCTTTCTTAAACCAAATAGAGACTGCCAAAAAATCGATTGGCGAACTCCCCGAACAAGACCGGTCGGTTTGGAATCGTGAGTTGGAAGTTCTTATGGAAGAGAAAGAAAAAGCAGATAAATTGCCTTCTGAATTTGTTTCCGAATTTGCAAGAGTCACTAACTTAGCACATGCAGAATGGGCAACTGCCAAAAAGGACAAAAACTTCAAATCTTTTGCAAATCGATTAGAGGAGTTAGTTCAATTATCAAAAAAACAGGCAGATTACTTTGGTTATACGACAGAACCTTACGATGCCTTGCTCGACAGTTATGAAAAAGGAGCCAAAGCCGCTCAAATTCAGATTTTATTTTCTGATTTGAAAAAGTCACTCGTTCCAATCGTTGCCACCGCACCTAAATTCAAAAATCCATTTCCTGGACCCGTATCCACTGACAAACAAACAAAATTTTGTAACCGTCTCCCATCTCTTCTTGGATTAACGACAAAAGAATCTAGATTGGATACGAGTAACCATCCGTTTTCCACAAGCCTGGGTAAAGGTGATAAACGAATCACAACTAGATATTCGGAAACAGATCCATTATCTTCCATCTTTGGTGTATTACACGAAACTGGTCATTCCTTATATGAGTCTGGATTATCGGCAATGCCTGAATGGCCCACCCCTTTAACGGAGTTTTTAAGTTTAGGAATTCATGAATCACAAAGCCGATTGTGGGAAAATCAAGTGGGACGTTCCTTACCATTTTGGGAATTTGTTTACCCTATTTTGTTATCTGACTTTGATTTAACGGATAAAGAACTTCCGTTTAAAGAGTTATACCAATACATCAATAGCACAGAAAAAACAAAAGTTAGAGTGGAAGCAGACCAAGTTACATACAACCTCCATATCATTTTACGTTTTGAAATCGAAAGAGACCTCATCAATGGAAAAATTCAAGTAAAGGATCTACCAGAGATTTGGAACGCAAAAATGAAGGAAAGTTTTGGCCTTTCCATAGAAAATGATGCAGAAGGTGTTTTACAGGACATCCATTGGTCGATGGGTGCATTTGGATATTTCCCAACTTACACTTTGGGAAATATTTTTAGTTCACAGTTTTTCAAAAAATTCACAGAAGAATATCCGGATTCGCATAACAAATTTTCTGCGAAAGGTGATTTTTCTGACTTACTTGGTTGGCTAAGGAAAAACATTCACTCAAAAGGAAAAATATTTGATGTAGATACTCTGATGAAACAGACAACAGGTGAATCTGCTAATTCCAAATATTTAATTTCTTATTTAAATGGAAAAATTGAAGAAGTAACAAAATAG
- a CDS encoding DUF423 domain-containing protein has protein sequence MNLVKKQSSAFLILLICISGFLAVAIGAFGAHGLKKIVSPDLMIIYETGNRYHFYHTLASLVAFLLLQHSLVSDSSNKSNTYLKIATWMFLLGILIFSFSLYALAVTGIRVLGAITPLGGVSFLIAWFCLGVGSFYLFVPKK, from the coding sequence ATGAATCTTGTCAAGAAGCAATCCTCTGCGTTTTTAATCCTTCTCATTTGTATTTCTGGTTTTTTAGCTGTTGCCATCGGAGCATTTGGTGCCCACGGACTAAAAAAAATAGTATCCCCCGATTTGATGATCATTTATGAAACGGGGAACCGATATCATTTTTATCATACATTGGCATCACTTGTCGCATTTCTCTTGTTACAACATTCTTTGGTATCGGATTCGTCGAATAAAAGTAATACTTATTTGAAAATAGCAACATGGATGTTTCTATTGGGAATTTTGATTTTTTCTTTTAGTTTGTATGCCCTTGCCGTCACAGGGATTCGGGTTTTAGGTGCTATCACCCCCCTAGGAGGAGTGAGCTTTTTAATTGCTTGGTTTTGTTTGGGAGTTGGTTCTTTTTATCTTTTTGTTCCAAAAAAATAA
- a CDS encoding CPBP family intramembrane glutamic endopeptidase — MDFATMLSEYEKIVTPIKDQFQKEITANPSLLLSQFYDKVFSEKPHYLLGHSIPWFLCYVGLGYLLYKKVLQIPVTNLQDELSIPILLRGMANGFICFIVVVIFGLILERLSVPVESGVFAKKLYEALHGNGYLLAWGIYVVGIITGILEEIFFRGFLLKAFIDKNLAQEGLFIVSLLFGWLHYGEGTSVAIPFIICGVGMFFGYIYIKTGNIWIAMACHATYNSLGLINAYLQLPGVQS; from the coding sequence ATGGACTTTGCCACAATGCTATCTGAATACGAAAAAATTGTCACACCGATCAAGGACCAATTTCAAAAGGAAATCACTGCCAATCCCAGTTTGCTATTATCTCAGTTTTACGATAAGGTGTTTTCTGAAAAACCTCATTACCTATTAGGTCATTCCATACCGTGGTTTTTATGTTATGTGGGTCTTGGATATTTACTTTATAAAAAAGTATTACAAATTCCTGTAACAAACCTTCAAGATGAATTATCCATCCCTATTTTACTTCGTGGTATGGCCAATGGATTTATCTGTTTTATCGTCGTAGTTATCTTTGGATTGATATTAGAAAGGTTATCGGTTCCTGTGGAATCAGGAGTTTTTGCAAAAAAACTTTATGAAGCCCTTCATGGAAACGGGTATTTATTAGCCTGGGGAATTTATGTTGTGGGTATCATTACAGGAATTCTGGAAGAAATCTTTTTTAGAGGATTTTTACTAAAAGCCTTTATTGATAAGAACCTTGCCCAAGAAGGTTTGTTCATAGTTTCACTCCTTTTTGGTTGGCTGCATTATGGAGAAGGGACATCGGTTGCCATTCCATTTATTATCTGCGGAGTGGGCATGTTTTTTGGATATATCTATATTAAAACCGGAAATATTTGGATTGCGATGGCTTGTCATGCCACTTATAATTCGTTAGGTTTAATTAATGCATACCTTCAACTTCCCGGAGTCCAATCATGA
- a CDS encoding LysM peptidoglycan-binding domain-containing M23 family metallopeptidase, with amino-acid sequence MSKTVNFPKWALILITFSSLSSLLSSPLTLANLEYTNPSLKNLRSEIKENLRISKSGAKKEELIPLKYYEYKVRKEDNFFKIMARTGMDLETLSSVNELSSPHDLSPGMVLEIPNMRGTFHPEETTGDDKTKLALAEKYNIDSNKLQYDSEREKWFLPGISMGKSEKSFFYGFGFQFPLTEARISSGFGKRIDPFTKKDTFHGGIDLAAEQGSDVFASMDGEVIFKGKQGGYGNLIILKHSLGYETRYGHLFDFNINVGQRVKKGQKIGEVGQTGRATGPHLHFEIRRNSKRERPIFRSH; translated from the coding sequence ATGTCTAAAACCGTCAATTTTCCAAAATGGGCCTTGATTCTGATTACTTTCAGTAGTCTCTCGTCGCTCCTTTCTAGCCCACTCACTCTGGCAAATTTGGAATATACAAACCCTTCCTTAAAAAATCTTCGTTCGGAAATTAAAGAAAATTTACGAATCTCCAAGTCTGGAGCAAAGAAAGAAGAACTGATTCCCCTGAAATATTATGAATACAAAGTTCGGAAGGAAGATAATTTTTTTAAAATTATGGCACGAACAGGAATGGACCTGGAAACTCTTTCCTCTGTAAACGAGCTCAGTTCACCACACGATTTATCACCAGGGATGGTTTTAGAAATTCCCAATATGCGTGGAACCTTCCATCCAGAAGAAACAACCGGGGATGATAAAACAAAACTAGCGTTAGCCGAAAAGTATAATATAGATTCCAACAAATTACAATATGATTCTGAAAGAGAAAAATGGTTTTTGCCAGGTATATCCATGGGAAAATCAGAAAAATCTTTTTTCTATGGATTTGGATTTCAATTCCCATTAACGGAAGCAAGGATCTCCTCTGGTTTTGGTAAACGAATCGATCCATTTACAAAAAAAGATACCTTTCATGGTGGGATTGATCTGGCCGCCGAACAAGGATCAGATGTATTTGCCTCTATGGATGGTGAAGTAATTTTCAAAGGTAAACAAGGTGGTTATGGAAATTTAATCATCTTAAAACATAGTTTAGGATATGAAACTCGTTACGGACATCTTTTTGATTTTAATATAAATGTTGGTCAGAGAGTAAAAAAGGGCCAAAAAATTGGGGAAGTTGGACAAACAGGTAGAGCGACCGGTCCACATTTGCATTTTGAAATTAGAAGAAATTCAAAACGAGAAAGACCTATTTTTCGATCTCATTAA
- a CDS encoding acyl-CoA dehydrogenase family protein, whose amino-acid sequence MDFEIPQEVETLRKNIQDFITNEIIPLEKHYDYEKGRMPEDINQQARAKVKAAGFWTPHLPKSEGGLGLDLIGTCIIFSELGRSPIAPYIFNCDAPDEGNMHLLSIAASEKQKELILHPLIKGDLRTGFAMTEPGPGAGSDPTTLQTNAEKQGDKYILNGRKWYCTGANGAKYLIVMAKVNGSFRKTTMFLVPTDAKGYTMVREIELMGSHGPGGHCELNFENVEVPEDMILGRVGEGFRLSQERLGPARLTHCMRWTGMARRALSIARSYAKEREVFNARIADHQGIQWMFAERATEIEMAFLLTLKAAWLLQKGKDARQETSMAKWKVSESLCNTIDMGIQVCGGKGYSRDLPLELFYRDARAARIADGPSEVHKMVIGRNYISEKWDF is encoded by the coding sequence ATGGACTTTGAAATTCCCCAAGAAGTAGAAACACTTCGCAAAAATATCCAAGACTTCATTACAAATGAAATCATCCCTCTGGAAAAACATTACGATTATGAAAAAGGTCGTATGCCTGAAGACATTAACCAACAAGCGCGTGCTAAAGTAAAGGCAGCTGGTTTTTGGACTCCACATCTTCCAAAATCAGAAGGTGGATTGGGTCTAGATTTAATAGGAACGTGTATCATTTTTAGTGAACTGGGTCGTTCCCCCATCGCACCATACATATTTAATTGTGATGCACCCGATGAAGGAAACATGCATCTACTTTCGATTGCTGCTTCTGAAAAACAAAAAGAGTTAATCCTCCACCCACTCATCAAAGGTGATTTGCGAACCGGTTTTGCAATGACCGAACCAGGACCGGGGGCAGGATCAGACCCAACCACCTTACAGACCAATGCCGAAAAACAAGGTGATAAATACATCCTCAACGGACGTAAGTGGTACTGCACTGGAGCCAATGGTGCGAAGTATTTAATTGTGATGGCAAAAGTAAATGGGAGTTTCCGCAAAACCACCATGTTCCTTGTACCTACCGATGCGAAAGGATACACAATGGTTCGGGAAATTGAACTTATGGGTTCTCATGGACCTGGTGGACACTGCGAACTAAATTTCGAAAACGTAGAAGTTCCTGAAGATATGATTCTTGGGCGTGTTGGTGAGGGTTTTCGACTTTCCCAAGAAAGGCTTGGTCCTGCTCGCTTAACACATTGTATGCGTTGGACTGGAATGGCAAGACGAGCATTGTCGATAGCACGAAGTTATGCGAAAGAAAGGGAAGTATTTAATGCCCGAATCGCTGACCACCAAGGAATCCAATGGATGTTTGCAGAACGAGCAACAGAAATTGAAATGGCCTTCCTTTTGACTTTGAAAGCTGCTTGGTTATTACAAAAAGGAAAAGATGCACGCCAAGAAACCTCTATGGCAAAATGGAAAGTGAGTGAATCTTTGTGTAATACAATTGATATGGGCATCCAAGTTTGCGGTGGTAAAGGATATTCAAGAGACTTACCTTTGGAATTGTTTTACAGAGATGCAAGAGCCGCAAGGATTGCTGATGGACCATCGGAAGTTCATAAGATGGTCATTGGTAGAAACTACATTTCAGAAAAATGGGATTTCTAA
- a CDS encoding phosphotransferase family protein — protein MEIKELQEKVELHLSSVWKDNVKVSQMQHLSGGACQDNYALDLISKSGKQSLVLRTDKGASLLSSLSKRDEFKVAELVYKAGVKTPTPVFLEETSDVIGAPFFLMEKIGGKATGRYITKDKELDSYRKTQMVTDLASNLAKLHTVKPSSISDEELKQKLKLVTKENYISIAISDLRQSLDELPEAHPAIELCLFWLESNAPAIDDIVLVHGDFRTGNFMMNSDGLQGILDYEFAHFGDRHEDIAWLCMRDWRFGRLNKEVGGFGDRKDFYDAYQNTSGIPVDPFKVTFWEIMGNVRWAIGSAQQTERHLSGKDKGIELAAIGRRTAEMEWEAMRLIEEISNAI, from the coding sequence ATGGAAATTAAGGAATTACAAGAAAAAGTAGAACTCCACTTATCTTCCGTTTGGAAAGATAATGTAAAAGTTTCCCAAATGCAACACTTAAGTGGAGGAGCTTGCCAAGACAATTATGCATTGGACTTAATTTCTAAATCCGGAAAACAGTCGTTAGTTTTACGCACAGACAAAGGAGCGAGTTTACTTTCTTCTTTGTCAAAACGAGATGAGTTTAAAGTGGCAGAGCTTGTATACAAAGCAGGTGTTAAAACTCCAACTCCAGTTTTTTTAGAAGAAACTTCCGATGTCATAGGTGCCCCTTTTTTTCTAATGGAAAAAATTGGAGGTAAGGCTACTGGACGTTATATCACAAAAGATAAGGAACTTGATTCCTATCGTAAAACCCAGATGGTAACAGATCTGGCTTCAAACTTAGCGAAACTCCATACCGTAAAACCCAGTTCTATTTCAGATGAAGAACTTAAACAAAAGCTAAAGTTAGTCACAAAAGAAAATTATATTTCCATTGCTATTTCTGATCTAAGACAATCGTTAGACGAACTTCCCGAAGCACATCCTGCCATAGAACTTTGTTTGTTTTGGTTAGAATCAAATGCTCCTGCAATTGATGATATAGTTCTTGTTCATGGAGATTTTCGTACAGGAAACTTTATGATGAACTCTGATGGACTCCAAGGAATTTTGGATTATGAATTTGCCCATTTTGGGGACCGCCACGAAGACATTGCTTGGTTGTGTATGCGCGACTGGCGATTTGGAAGGTTGAATAAAGAAGTGGGTGGATTTGGGGATCGCAAAGATTTTTATGATGCTTACCAAAACACTTCAGGAATCCCTGTGGATCCGTTTAAGGTAACTTTCTGGGAAATTATGGGGAATGTACGTTGGGCCATAGGAAGTGCTCAACAAACAGAAAGACATTTATCTGGCAAAGACAAGGGGATCGAACTTGCTGCCATTGGCAGGCGAACTGCAGAAATGGAATGGGAAGCCATGCGACTCATCGAGGAAATCAGTAATGCAATATAG
- a CDS encoding histidine phosphatase family protein has product MSLLYLVRHGQADRLGKNYDQLTEHGWKQAKLLGEYFKNQRIEFDSVYTGSLNRQKQTAQGIIESFSKDQFCIPEPVENSAWDEFDSRMWLGLAAKIRHANSNFAKLYESYKKAWEEGKEETRDYFQELIQVVLHDWVHGVWDPVEPYTFKEYVDKVSSGPKEIPDDVKSTLVVSSSTPIAIMMGLSCKMQPVEFPVFMKSITNSSLSVFRREKGHWEPVSWNNTPHLQDPDLVTLV; this is encoded by the coding sequence ATGTCTTTATTGTACTTAGTCCGTCATGGACAAGCAGATCGCCTTGGAAAAAACTATGACCAACTAACAGAACATGGCTGGAAACAAGCCAAACTACTGGGAGAATACTTCAAAAACCAGAGAATCGAATTTGATTCTGTATACACTGGTAGCCTCAATCGACAAAAACAAACTGCACAAGGTATTATTGAAAGTTTTTCTAAAGACCAGTTTTGTATTCCAGAACCAGTGGAAAACTCAGCCTGGGATGAATTTGATTCCAGAATGTGGCTTGGTCTTGCAGCTAAGATTCGTCATGCGAATAGTAACTTTGCAAAATTATACGAATCTTATAAGAAAGCATGGGAAGAAGGAAAAGAGGAAACTAGAGATTATTTCCAAGAACTCATTCAGGTAGTTTTACACGATTGGGTTCATGGAGTTTGGGATCCTGTAGAACCTTATACATTCAAAGAATACGTGGACAAAGTTTCTTCTGGCCCGAAAGAAATACCTGACGATGTAAAAAGTACGTTAGTAGTATCTTCTAGCACACCCATAGCAATCATGATGGGACTCTCTTGTAAAATGCAACCTGTTGAATTTCCCGTATTTATGAAATCGATTACCAATTCTTCTCTCAGTGTTTTTAGAAGAGAAAAAGGCCATTGGGAGCCTGTGAGTTGGAATAACACCCCGCACTTACAAGATCCAGATTTGGTAACTTTAGTTTGA
- a CDS encoding aldo/keto reductase, translating to MKKRRLGKTGMVVSEICMGTMTFGSSCNEDEAFRILDRAYDAGIDFYDTAEIYPVPPQKSWVHRTEEIFGKWLKTKPRDGIILATKVAGPGHGWFSPPLREGKTALDKYHIRRAIEGSLQRLGVETIDLYQTHWPDHDVSYDETMEVLTELKEEGKIRYAGCSNETSFGLMKSLWTSDKYNLIRYDSIQNNFSILNRRFEDELAQVCRKEGVSLLPYSPLAGGVLTGKYNGSVPPEGARFVRYMAEGERQKRMSNRFLNENTLAATAELMKIAEKYGMSATVLSVAWSKQHDYVASTIIGANTVAQLEESLKATDVILSEEILTEINLVSKKIQYPMG from the coding sequence ATGAAAAAACGAAGACTTGGCAAAACAGGAATGGTGGTATCCGAAATTTGTATGGGTACCATGACATTTGGCTCCTCGTGTAACGAAGATGAGGCGTTTCGAATTTTAGATCGTGCCTATGATGCAGGAATTGATTTTTATGATACTGCAGAAATTTATCCGGTGCCTCCGCAAAAATCTTGGGTGCATCGAACTGAAGAAATTTTCGGAAAGTGGCTCAAAACAAAACCTCGTGATGGTATCATTCTCGCTACGAAAGTCGCAGGTCCAGGTCACGGTTGGTTTAGTCCCCCACTCCGCGAAGGAAAAACTGCATTAGACAAATACCATATTCGTCGTGCCATTGAAGGCTCCTTACAAAGATTAGGTGTTGAAACGATTGATTTGTATCAAACGCATTGGCCAGACCATGATGTATCCTATGACGAAACTATGGAAGTTTTGACTGAACTTAAAGAAGAAGGAAAAATCCGTTATGCAGGTTGTTCCAACGAAACTTCTTTTGGATTGATGAAAAGTCTTTGGACTTCCGACAAATACAATTTAATTAGATATGATTCCATTCAAAATAACTTTTCCATTTTGAACCGTCGATTCGAAGATGAGTTAGCACAGGTTTGTCGAAAAGAAGGAGTTTCTTTGTTACCTTATTCCCCGCTTGCCGGTGGAGTCCTCACAGGCAAATACAACGGTTCTGTTCCCCCGGAAGGCGCAAGATTTGTTCGTTATATGGCCGAAGGTGAAAGACAAAAACGAATGTCGAATCGTTTCCTAAATGAAAACACTTTGGCTGCCACAGCGGAACTTATGAAAATTGCTGAAAAATATGGAATGAGTGCAACTGTTCTTTCTGTTGCTTGGAGTAAACAACATGACTATGTTGCTTCCACCATCATTGGTGCCAATACTGTAGCACAATTGGAAGAATCCTTAAAAGCAACTGATGTCATCTTGTCTGAAGAAATTCTAACGGAAATCAATCTAGTTTCTAAAAAAATCCAATACCCAATGGGTTAA
- a CDS encoding acylphosphatase has translation MGKSEEARARILIRGTVQGVGFRYYVLQKAQEMRLKGYTQNLPNGEVEAVVEGDKLFIEDLYRAMQRGPTKAKVKDHVIEWSDPKNQFRTFLIKK, from the coding sequence TTGGGAAAATCAGAAGAAGCAAGAGCGCGAATTTTAATACGGGGAACTGTACAAGGGGTTGGATTTCGTTACTATGTCCTCCAAAAAGCCCAAGAAATGAGACTCAAAGGTTATACTCAAAACTTACCCAATGGGGAAGTCGAAGCAGTGGTAGAAGGTGATAAACTTTTTATAGAAGATTTATACAGAGCCATGCAACGAGGACCCACAAAAGCAAAAGTAAAGGATCATGTCATTGAGTGGAGTGATCCAAAAAATCAATTCAGAACATTTTTAATCAAAAAATAA
- a CDS encoding RNA pyrophosphohydrolase, giving the protein MDDRAILRNMTDKPYRKNVGMVVFNSLGKVIVGERVQFPGSWQFPQGGIDENEDYLEAAKRELYEELGIKKAIYVTEYPDWIPYDFPNSLGLNSHLQKFRGQLQRWILFYWDGTLEECDLVHHEQEFLTVQFMEIEDTIQSVVEFKRAVYEKFVPLFKSAIQNYIAENSKSK; this is encoded by the coding sequence ATGGATGATAGAGCCATTCTAAGGAATATGACAGACAAACCCTACCGCAAAAATGTAGGCATGGTAGTTTTTAATTCTTTAGGCAAAGTAATCGTAGGGGAACGAGTACAATTCCCTGGTTCTTGGCAGTTCCCTCAAGGTGGCATCGATGAAAATGAAGATTATTTGGAAGCCGCTAAACGGGAATTATATGAAGAACTTGGAATCAAAAAAGCAATATATGTAACTGAATATCCTGATTGGATTCCTTATGACTTCCCTAATTCATTGGGACTTAATTCTCACTTACAAAAATTTCGTGGGCAATTACAGAGATGGATTTTATTTTATTGGGATGGAACTTTGGAGGAGTGTGATTTAGTCCACCATGAACAAGAGTTTTTAACAGTCCAATTTATGGAAATTGAAGATACAATCCAATCCGTTGTCGAGTTCAAACGAGCCGTCTATGAGAAGTTTGTCCCTCTTTTTAAATCTGCCATTCAAAATTACATTGCAGAGAATTCTAAATCCAAGTAA
- the sixA gene encoding phosphohistidine phosphatase SixA yields the protein MKIILVRHGEAENASGTISDSQRDLTDKGVSDIHKIGKFIKNSSLAVKQVYYSPYTRTKHTAEILSEELKYSCEMVPSDDLLAGKGCTDIISCLVNFTNSDTVLLVGHNPDITFFAAKLLGNSSAAENLIFQPGSTIAINVAREKFAHGQIIWAISPDNLGI from the coding sequence ATGAAGATCATTTTGGTTCGTCATGGTGAGGCGGAAAACGCAAGCGGAACGATTTCTGATTCGCAGCGGGATCTAACCGACAAAGGTGTTAGTGATATTCATAAAATCGGAAAGTTTATTAAAAACTCTTCGTTAGCCGTTAAACAAGTTTACTATAGCCCTTATACAAGAACTAAACATACAGCAGAGATTCTTTCTGAAGAATTAAAATATAGCTGTGAAATGGTTCCGTCAGATGACCTATTAGCTGGTAAAGGTTGTACCGATATTATTTCTTGTTTAGTCAATTTTACAAATTCCGACACAGTTCTGTTAGTCGGTCATAATCCAGACATCACATTTTTCGCTGCAAAACTATTGGGGAATTCCAGTGCTGCAGAAAATTTAATCTTTCAACCAGGTTCCACCATTGCGATCAACGTAGCTCGGGAAAAATTTGCACATGGGCAAATTATTTGGGCCATTTCACCAGACAATTTAGGCATTTGA
- a CDS encoding LIMLP_16025 family protein, which translates to MSNVENKLQDIVNAGIGAVKTSKEVWEKLVVDLNEKKSKFETNFQKLKEQGESDTSDNALKVKMGVAWGIVRFDEIKDNVVKYLDKVKEGNQNKPS; encoded by the coding sequence ATGAGCAATGTGGAAAACAAACTGCAAGATATCGTGAATGCTGGGATTGGAGCCGTAAAGACTTCCAAAGAAGTTTGGGAGAAACTGGTTGTAGACCTAAACGAGAAAAAAAGCAAATTTGAAACTAACTTTCAAAAGTTGAAAGAACAAGGCGAAAGCGATACTAGTGACAATGCCTTAAAAGTAAAAATGGGTGTGGCTTGGGGAATCGTTCGTTTTGATGAAATCAAAGATAATGTAGTTAAATATTTAGATAAAGTCAAAGAAGGAAATCAAAACAAACCTTCATAA
- a CDS encoding arylesterase — protein MTLVFLIVNCSNPIQEKPIAGCERIPGTPGPEDLDLIRDTSTVIVSSHERRNGLKDIGALFEVSFADSNGKLEAKKIETNYPENFRPHGISYAKVNGVDTLAVISHTLVDENPHTIEIFERSKSGKWTFIKTLSDPTLTSPNDIFMNEAGEIFVSNDNGTSNALRKYWDMIVRSGRADVSYYDGKTFQALNVPVMLGNGIYIRKKGNEELLYRSVFSEKAIRVYQVERSVGKINLKYLESIAIGAGPDNILEDENGMLWLAAHDSTYKFIRHVMNRTNLAPTRVFKINPENKEVTEVYANEGAEISAGSTGLVFKNKLLISQVFEDFLLVCPRP, from the coding sequence TTGACCCTAGTTTTCTTAATTGTGAACTGTAGTAACCCAATCCAAGAAAAACCCATCGCAGGCTGCGAACGAATTCCTGGAACTCCCGGTCCTGAAGATTTGGATCTCATCCGCGATACATCTACAGTCATTGTTTCTTCCCATGAACGCCGCAATGGACTAAAAGATATCGGAGCTTTGTTTGAAGTTTCTTTCGCTGACTCGAATGGAAAATTAGAAGCAAAAAAAATTGAAACCAATTATCCTGAAAATTTTCGTCCACATGGGATTAGTTATGCGAAAGTAAATGGTGTAGATACCTTAGCTGTGATCTCCCATACGTTAGTTGATGAAAATCCACATACCATAGAAATTTTTGAACGTTCCAAGTCAGGCAAATGGACTTTTATAAAAACTCTAAGTGATCCTACACTTACAAGCCCCAATGATATTTTTATGAACGAAGCAGGAGAGATTTTTGTTTCGAATGATAATGGAACCAGTAATGCCCTTCGTAAGTACTGGGACATGATCGTTCGCAGCGGAAGAGCAGATGTATCTTATTATGATGGAAAAACTTTCCAGGCATTAAATGTACCTGTAATGCTTGGCAATGGAATTTATATTCGTAAAAAAGGAAATGAAGAACTTTTATACAGATCTGTATTTTCTGAAAAAGCCATTCGTGTGTATCAAGTGGAACGAAGTGTTGGAAAGATCAATTTAAAGTATTTGGAATCCATCGCCATAGGTGCGGGCCCCGATAATATTTTAGAAGATGAAAATGGAATGTTATGGCTTGCGGCCCATGATTCAACCTATAAATTCATTCGTCATGTGATGAATCGAACGAATCTAGCGCCCACTCGTGTTTTTAAAATCAATCCAGAGAACAAAGAGGTCACTGAAGTGTATGCCAATGAAGGTGCAGAAATTTCAGCCGGAAGTACGGGACTTGTTTTCAAAAACAAACTTTTGATTTCGCAAGTGTTTGAAGATTTTCTTTTGGTTTGTCCAAGGCCATAG